The proteins below are encoded in one region of Streptomyces cyanogenus:
- a CDS encoding SGNH/GDSL hydrolase family protein, with product MTSMSRARVARRIAAGAAYGGGGAGLVGAAVVGLVLAELRLARRHVGNGSGGRVPVADGVYGHAYDIPGEPPLRLTMLGDSTAAGQGVHRAGQTPGALLASGLAAVAERPVELRNVASPGARSDDLDRQVALVLSSPSPVPDICVIMIGANDVTHRMPPTRSVRHLAAAVRRLRTAGAEVVVGTCPDLGTIEPVQQPLRWLARRASRQLAAAQTIGVVEQGGRTVSLGDLLGPEFEANPRELFGPDNYHPSAEGYATAAMAVLPTVCAALGLWPAEEERPDVSRREGFLPVARAAAEAASEAGTEVTAAMPTGPRGPWALLKRRRRRRVPEAEPATPSL from the coding sequence ATGACGAGCATGTCGAGGGCGCGGGTGGCCCGGCGCATCGCGGCCGGGGCGGCGTACGGCGGCGGCGGGGCGGGGCTGGTCGGCGCGGCCGTGGTCGGTCTGGTACTGGCGGAGCTGCGGCTGGCGCGGCGGCACGTGGGCAACGGCAGCGGCGGCCGGGTGCCGGTGGCCGACGGCGTGTACGGCCACGCGTACGACATCCCCGGCGAACCGCCCCTCCGCCTGACCATGCTCGGCGACTCCACGGCGGCGGGGCAGGGCGTGCACCGGGCGGGGCAGACCCCGGGCGCGCTGCTGGCCTCGGGACTGGCGGCGGTGGCGGAGCGGCCGGTGGAGCTGCGGAACGTGGCATCGCCCGGGGCCCGGTCCGACGACCTGGACCGGCAGGTGGCCCTGGTGCTGTCGTCCCCCTCCCCCGTCCCCGACATCTGCGTGATCATGATCGGCGCGAACGACGTGACCCACCGGATGCCGCCGACCCGCTCGGTACGGCACCTGGCGGCGGCGGTACGACGGCTGCGCACGGCCGGCGCCGAGGTGGTGGTCGGCACCTGTCCCGACCTCGGCACGATCGAGCCGGTGCAGCAGCCGCTGCGCTGGCTGGCCCGGCGGGCGTCCCGGCAGCTGGCGGCGGCCCAGACGATCGGGGTGGTGGAGCAGGGCGGGCGGACGGTGTCGCTGGGCGACCTGCTCGGCCCCGAGTTCGAGGCGAATCCGCGGGAGCTGTTCGGGCCGGACAACTACCACCCCTCGGCGGAGGGGTACGCGACGGCGGCGATGGCGGTGCTGCCGACGGTGTGCGCGGCGCTGGGCCTGTGGCCGGCGGAGGAGGAGCGGCCGGACGTGTCGCGCCGCGAGGGTTTCCTGCCGGTCGCGCGGGCGGCGGCCGAGGCCGCGTCGGAGGCCGGTACCGAGGTGACGGCGGCGATGCCGACCGGTCCGCGGGGTCCCTGGGCCCTGCTGAAGCGCAGGCGCCGCCGCCGGGTTCCCGAGGCCGAGCCGGCGACCCCGTCGCTGTGA